The Fodinibius saliphilus genomic interval TTGGTAATGTAAGCCGCGTACTGTCCCCCGTTCCGATTGGGAAAGGTTATCCTGCACAAAATTTATATCTAATCCCTGGGCTTTTAAATGCTCCTCACGATACGTTTCAAGGAAAAATCCTCGCTCATCCCTATAAACTTCAGGTTGTAAAAGTAATACATCAGGGATGTTATTCGCCTTAATTTCCATTCCTTAACTACTAAAAAGATTATACAGTTATTTCTATAATTACCTTATTTGGCTCCCAGCTGTTTTAATAATGATGCCAGCCCCTCTTTCCACTCGACCGGTTCAAATCCAAATTCTGTTTCCAGCTTTTGTGTATTTAATTTTGAAAAAGAAGGACGTTCAGCCTCCATTGGAAAAGCTGATGAATCGACTGCTTCAACTGCAATATCAATCTCACTTAAGGTAAAAATTGTTTGGGCGAAATCGTACCAATTAATCACCCCTTGTGAAGATAAATGGTAGGTACCTTTAGCATCACGTTCTAAAAGGGCCAAACTTTTTTGGACCACATCTTCGGTAAAGGTGGGGCTGCCCCACTGGTCGTTTACGACTTGCAGACTATTTCGTTCTTTTGCCAGTTTCAACATCGTTTTAACAAAATTGTTACCAAACTGTCCACAAAGCCACGATACCCGAATAATAAGATGATTTTCAGTAGTATTTCGGATCGCCTGCTCCCCTTCCCACTTTGTCTTTCCATACCAGTTTATAGGATCAACAGGGTGTTTCTCAGGATAACCATTAGGGCATTCTTTCATATCGAACTTAGAGCCGGGGAACACATAGTCTGTTGAGTAATGAACTAATTTAAATTCAAACTGCTTACTTAACTCAGCAAGATATAAAACCGCTTCAACATTTATTTTATGAGCTTGTTTCCGGTTCTTTTCGGCCCCGTCTACATCTGTATACGCAGCACAATTAACAACCACATCAGGTTTTTGTTTTCGAAGCTCATCTGAGACTTCCCGGTAGTGCGTAATATCAAGCTGCGATGAGGTATAGCTCAACAACTCAATATCATCTACTCCATTCTCTTCTATAAATGTTTGCCACTCTCTGCCCAATTGTCCTGAGGCCCCCAATAAAACTAACTTCATTCTGTGTCACTGCTTACAAGTTCATTAGCTCTCTTATATGATTTGGGCGTTCCCGCGTCTGTCCACCAACCATCCATTACCGAAAAACGCATTGCATCTTCTGCCACATAATGATTATTGACATCTGTAATCTCCAATTCTCCCCTATCTGAGGGCTCCAATGTACGGATATAGTCAAACACCTTTGCATCATACATATACATACCCGTTACTGCCAAATTGCTTTTAGGCTGGTCTGGCTTTTCTTCAATACTTACGATCCGATCATTATCCACTTCAGCAACCCCAAAACGTTCCGGATCTTCTACTTCCTTTAACATAATTTGAGCTCCTATCCCGGGATAAGCATTCACGGCCTCCTCTAGTGAGGTCTGGAAAATATTATCCCCTAAAATAACGGTCATACTATCATCGCCTACAAAGTTTTCTGCTAATCCCAGTGCTTGAGCAATCCCCCCTGCTTCATCCTGCACCTTGTAAGTAAACCGGCACCCAAAATCTTTTCCCGATCCCAGCAGGTTCACCACATCCCCCATATGTTCTGTACCGGTAACAATCAGAATTTCATCTATTCCAGCGGCTATTAACTTTTCAATGGGATAGTAGATCATCGGTTTATTTCCAATGGGCAATAAGTGCTTGTTGGTAACCTTCGTGAGTGGATATAAGCGTGATCCAGTACCGCCAGCTAAGATAATTCCTTTCATTAGACTATACCTAACTTCATTTAGTTTTCTTTAGATACTCCGATAAACCGAATACTAATGATATTATTACCGTTTTAAAAAAGTAGTTGAAAAATTATTACGTGAGAGTTCTTCAAAATCCACTATACGATTAATCAATGCTAACATAGTAGCATCCATTCAACAAAAGACTAATACATTTCACCTATGGCCTTTTTGGGTAATTGCTATTTCTTTTTCATCCCAAACAGTTGCACAAAATAAAACATGGGTTGAAACAACAGATTCAGACCGGCTTACGCCTAAAAACTGGGATCCCTATGAGGTACCTGACAGTAATGCATCCGTTACTATTGAACCCGATCGTAAAAATCTCTTTACTGTCATTCCCAGTGCAAATATAACTGTTGCTGATATCCATATATCAAACTATAGTAGCGGTCAACTCACAGTTAACAACAACCAAAGCCTTACGAATAGCGAATGGAACATTTATCTATAGGTTAAATATCGATGGTAAGTCATATCCCCAAAAAAATGATTATCGTAAAATAACTTATGCCCTTTCCGCCAGGTACTCACCAAACTATATCCAATCTAATGAAGATATTATTACGTAGTACCTATTTAAAGAGCAAAATCTCCTATGTACTTTACATATTTTGTGACCTTTGATAATTATAGATTCAACTCAATTAAAAATATTTTAATTGAATTATAATGATTGTACTTTATTGGTATACGATAGTGCTAAAGGGTTATTTAGTCATTTACTTCTACAAGACGGTTTAAAAACTAAAGAAAGGTATTTCATAAGTAGATCAGTGAGAAAACGGGGTTGTATAGTATTTATAATTATAAGTATTCTATTCGTTGGCATTGCTACATCAAAGGCGCAAACTACTGATGTTATTAAAGCTTCCGGAGGTACCGACCTATCTATTGACTCTGTTGCCACACAAGGGTTTACCAGCATAAGCGGACCCACTATTCGTGAAACAGCTTCCGGACAACTTGCCGAAAATGGTACCATAGCATTAACACTTCCTGATGGTTTTGTATGGAATACAGCTTTAACCAGCGGTGATATAACCATTACTATTGAGCCAACAGGGGCAGCTAATACAAAACTGCAAGTGAGCTTTACCTCTATTACCGCCTCTGAAGCAACATTTACCATTGATCAACAAAGCTCCACAAACGGTAAGGGACAAGGACCCGGTCGAGTAGAAATACAGGGCTTACAGCTAAGACCAGATACTCTGGAAGTTCCATATGAAAAACAAATTACCAATACCGGTTCTACCGGCCCTGATAGAAACTATGGAAATCTCAGCACAGCTGTTGGTGCTATTACCCAAGTTAGCGTAGAAACTGCTTCTGATGGCAGCGGCCAAGCAGTACCAACACAAAATATACTGGCAGGAAACTCATTTACTGTTTATGCCATTGGTCGTGATGTAGGGGATAACTTTGTTGAAAATGTTGCTCTCACGAATACCAGTGATTGGACGCTTGTCGGCGGTAACGGCAACGTACCTCAAACAGCAATCACTTCATCCAATGATCGCAAAAGTGCCACTTTTTCATCCCAAACAACCGGCACCACTAAAATAAAGACTGCCTATAGCGGAGCAACGAATGTCACTTCTGGTCTCATAACTGTGCTTCCCCGCCCTGCCGATGCTATCACAATAAATACCCAACCCTCCAATACAGCAACGGCGGGGACACCTTTCAGTACCGCTCCTGTCATATATTTACGCGATCAGTTTGGGAACAAGGTAACTACCGATAACAGTACTCAGGTTACGGCAAGCATATCTTCGGGTACTGGCACACTCTCGGGAACCCTGAGCCGTACCGCTTCCTCGGGAGAAATTACTTTTTCAGGGTTATCTACCAATATTGCCAATACCATCGCCTTACAGTTTGAAAACAGCAGTTTAACTACAGCTACATCAAACTCTATCGTGATTGAACCAGCAGCGGCCTCAGATCTAAAATATATTCAACAGCCTACCAACACTGCTGAAAACAAAACCATTGCCCCACCAGTAGTAGTACAACTGCTGGATACTTTTGGAAATGAAGTTCCAAAAAGTGGAGTTTCGGTATCCATTGATAATGAACCCTTCTGGCAAAATAGTACGCTTACTTCTACAACCGATAACAGCGGTACTGCTACCTTTGATGATCTTAATGTAGCCAATAAAACAGCCCCCGATACAGTACAGCTTTCTGCCGACTTTTCCGCTTCATCTCCTGTCAACAGTAAACCTTTTAGGATTATCAATAAAAATGCCTTGGCAGAATATAGCATAACTAATTTATCAGAGACCGATATCACTACTCAACAAGCCGGTAGCTCCTTCGGTGTGCGAATTACCGCTCTTAACGGTAACGGAAACCCCTTTACCTTTTCATCTGACAGCACTTTAACCATCACAGCAGATAATGTCCTCGAAGGGTGGAGCTCAGATGTTACTATTTTAAGTGGAAATAGTAGTGTCGATACCACATTAACATTTAAATCGAGCGGTAACACTCACCTTTATGCCGATTCAAGTGAAACTATTTTCGGACAAAGCAACAGCTTCAATGTAACGCCAGCTGATTCCATTGACACTAATACAACGACGGTCTCAGCAGGGACTACTCAAATTACCGCCGATGGCAGTAGTACTACCACTATCACAGTACAAATTAAGGATCAGTTTGGGAATAACCATCTGGGTGGAGGCGATACTGTTCAACTAACAACAGATACCGGTACCTTTAACGGTGGGGTGCAATCAATAACCGCAAACGATAATGGGGATGGTACCTATAGTGCAGTCCTTACTTCCTCTACAACCGCCGGCGTTACTGCGAATATAAGTGCAACGGTAAATAGCCGATCAATAACAGATCAGGCAACTGTCACATTCGAAGCAGGTGAAATAACTTCTTTTGCTTTTCAATTACCACAAAATGGAGGAACCCCTGCAACACAAACTGCAGGAATCTCATTTGATATTGATGTCAATGCCATCGATGCCAATGGAAACACCATTCCTGATTTCAATGGTTCGGTAAGCCTTAACAGCAACTCTACACTCGTTGCCGGAGGTTCTGCTACTTTTTCAAACGGCCAGCTACAAAACCATTCCATTACCCTCACCAAAGCAGATTCCAATGTTACTATTACTGCTAAAGCAGAGAACTTATATAATATTGAGGGTACAAGTGCGTCATTTATTGTCCAGCCGAATAGTCCGGACGCTTCTCAATCCACACTAGTAGCTACACCAAATGTCTTGCAGAATGATAATACATTTGAGTCAACGGTATCCGTTATACTTAATGACAGTTACAACAACAGGATATACCAACAGCAACCGGTATCGTTGGATCTTACGCAGCTCGAAGAAAATAACAGTAGTTCTTCCGATGGGGTAGCGCAGGCCTCATTAGCAAATGGTTCTAACATCCCATTTACCAGTTCAAAAGCGGTGTATAAAGATACGCTTACAGCAACTACAACAATCGAAATTGTAGAAATAACGGCTAGCTTTGGCAATTCACCTTCTATAAATATTAGTCAAACAGATACTGTTGATATTGTGGTGCCTAATACCTGGACTGCAGGTGCCGGGGGGCCCAGCGGCAACCGTACCGACTGGACAAACCCCGAGAACTGGTCCCAAAACCAGGTCCCTGACAGCACTGACTTTGTCATTATTCCAAATATTAGCGACCTACCTATACTGGATCTAAATATCGATGTAGGAAGTTTCGAAATTCAGTCAGGTGTTTCCCTCACTTTATTTGGGGGAAATGCCATCTCCCTTTCGGGCAACCTTAACGTAGACGGAGTGCTTGATATTGAGGATAATACCGAAATTGCTGTCGGGGGTAACTTTTCAGGTACAGGGTCATTCTCGGCCGGGCAAACAACTGACATACAAATAGACGGAGATATCTCACTGCCCAGTTTTTTAGCCCGTACTGCTGGTTCAGAGATTACGCTTGGCGGTAGTAGCCCACAGATTATTTCATCAGTTAATTTTCTTGCCCAAAATTTAAATATCCAAAATGATATCAATGTTAATTCAGGCAACGACCTCATCGATACATCCGTATTAACTATTGACAGCGGAAAAACACTGGAGCTCAATACAAGTGCCAATGACACGCTTGATGTTACAAAAGAGATTACCGGTGACGGAACTCTTATAATCAACGATAATGCCATTGTAATGAGCGGCAACTTTAATCTAAACGATATCGATGCCTCTCAGGGTACCGTGATCTTTGGGGTACGCCCCGGACAAGATCCGGGCAGTTCTTTTTTGTCTGAACAACAGATCTCAAACTTAGATCAGATGAAAAATGCCATAATTAATAACAGTCATGGCGTCAAAACATATGCTGATGTTGTGGTCGATGGTACACTAACACTTGAAAATGGGCCGCTTCTTATCAGCTCGGGGCAAAGTTTAATTGCGCCAACCCAGCTATACAACAACGGTACCTTAAAATTACAGCGAAATATAAGCCCACAACAGGGCTGGCGGCTGATAAGCTCTCCTATCAACACCGATTTCAACGACCTTTTCTCGGGATCTGATACTCTTACTGTTCAGGGTATCACCGGTTCTACATATCCCAACCGACAACCGAACCTATTATACTACAATGAAACTATTCCGGGTACTGACAACCAGCGTTGGCGGGCCCCTTCGTCAATGAGCAGTGCAATACAAGACCCTGATTCTACCGGGCGGGGCTTTTTCTTCTACGTTTTTGGGGATGTATCCGGCGACAGTGACTATACAGACACACTCCCTATAACCTTAGAGGTTAGCGGACAGGAGTATAAGCATGCCAATAGCTCTTTTAATTTCAGTTCTGTAACCTATACTGCTGCTGCAGATACCGGGTGGAATTTAGTTGGTAACCCATGGGCTGCCACCCTTGATTGGGACGATTCGGGATGGACTAAAACCAATGTTGACAATACCGTTTATGTTTGGGATCCATCCACCAACAGCTATCTGACCTGGAACGGTATAGACGGCTCCCTTAACGATGGATTAATCAAACCCTTCCAAGCATTTTGGGTAAAAGCCAACAGTAGTAGTCCGGTACTATCTATCGATAAATCTGTTAAAACTACAGGAGGAAGCTATCATGGAAAATCTGGCAAAAAGCCTGCTTCTATCGGTTTCCTTCTTGAGGCAGACAGTCTTTCTAATGAAATGCACTTAACGTTAACTCCTGATGGCAGTCAAGGGTATGATCCTCGCGATGCCTATCGCCTTTTGCCTTTTGATACCGATACCTATCTGGAGTTTTATACTACTCTTGATGATGGAACAGAACTGGCGATCAATAACCTGGCTCGTAGTTTTGGTAAACCGATTACTATACCGCTGCATGTAGGAGGATTTAAAAATGGAAATGCCATTAACGGCGAGTACACAATTTCATGGCCCGACTTTGGGAAAGTCCCCGATGCATGGACCATTACACTTATAGATAGAGACAAAAGCCAAGAAATTAATTTGCGTCAAAACACTTTTTACAGTTTTGATCTGTCTCAATCAAAGAAGAAAAGTATATCTAAGAACGCCATAGAGAACTTTCGTCTCACTAAAAAATCTCCTGCAAAAGGTAAAATGAAAGATGGTTCTGGCGATAGCCGATTTGCAATACGCATAGAACCCGGTGCAGATGGGGCCGGTATTCCCGACAAATATGCTTTAAGAACCAACTATCCCAATCCTTTTACAGAATTCACTAAGATCCGCTTTGATACTCCCGTGGAAGGGAAAGTGAAAATTATGGTATATGATATATTAGGACGAAGAGTAAAAACAATCCTTGATGAGCGTCGCAAAGCTGCTTTCCATGATGATGTTAAATGGGACCCCACCCAATTAGCCAGCGGAGTATACATACTGGTAATGCGTGCTGGTGGAAAACAGTTCACCAAGAAATTAACGTATATCAAATAAGCCTCTCTTAAAATATTAAAATAAACAAATGGTTATTAGCTGATTATAACCTCCCTGTAGGTCTCTCTTCTTTATATTAATCATCAAAATCACATCTAGGCCTACTAACTCGTTGATGCAAATAAACAAACGTTTATACCAACGGTATTGGAAGTATTTATATAAAGGGGTACTACTTATATTCTTAATACTCTTGATAACTGATACCGTTTCTGCACAATTTAATAATGGGTATAGTTTTAGAAAACGTATCCAGATACATAGTGCTAACGTTTCTGGTACCCAACCCCTCTCTAACTTTCCCGTTTTAGTAAATATAACTAACAACGACTTTCGCTCTGCGACCAATGGTGGGTTTGTTGAAAATAGCAACGGCTATGATATCATCTTTACATCGGCTGATGGAAGCACAAAGCTAGACCATCAGTTAGAATCTTATAATGCCAACACAGGTGAAGTTTCAGCTTGGGTTCAAATCCCTTCCCTTGCAGCCCAAAACAATTCATATGTCTATATCTACTATGGTAACTCTAATATAAATTCAGACCCTTCTGCATCGGGTACTTGGGATTCTAATTATCAGCTCGTACATCACCTTAATAATAATTTTCTGGACGCTACCGCTAATAATAATATTGGTACAAATAACGGAAGCAGTGATAGTGAAGGTAAAATTCTACGCTCTCGTGATTTTAATGGCTCCAATGACTTTATCGAAACCCCTGATGATGTATCCTTGAATATCACCGGAGATATTACAATCTCCATGTGGGTGCTAGTAGATGACTATTCAAATACGCCCGACTTGCTAACCAAAGGCTCCTATACAGAATCGTATTCAACCTGGATTAGAAATAATGGTGCCGTCCGTTTTAATATCGACGCGAGTAATACAATTACCACTAATAGCACTATTAACTCCGGAGTTTGGAATTACCTCACCTTCACGAAAGGTGCATCGGGACGAAGTATCTATATAAACGGTGCCATAGATGTTACCGATAATTTTTCAAATACCATCGGTACTACCTCCAATCCGCTTTATGCCTCAACTTCATCATACCCATTAGATGGACGAATCGATGAAATTAGGATTTCAAATACTGTACGCTCTTCTGATTGGATTGCAACCGAATATAACAACCAAAACGATCCCGCCAATTTTCTTTCTATCGTTAATGATCCCCCAGAACTGGCAAATATTGAAAATCTTGCAAAAGCCTATAATCTTGGCTCCCCACCTATCCCGATTACTTCTGCATTAACTGTGGATGATTATGATACTGCCAATATTCAAAGTGCCACTGTTCAAATAACTACCAACTATTCTACAAATGACATACTGGCTTTTACTGATCAAAATGGTATATCCGGATCATGGGATTCAGGGACCGGCACACTTACATTAACGGGCAGTGCCGCCCCAGCTGCTTATGAAACAGCATTACGTTCTGTAACTTTTGAGAACACCAGTAGTTCTCCCAGTCAATCACCCCGAACCATCGAATTCAAAGTCAATGACGGTACTGATGAAAGTAATACCGAGGACAGACAAATTTATATTCCATCCGTCAACGATCTCTCTGCCGATATTAATAATGTTGTATTTCATTTTTCTGCATTAGATATAGATGGAGATTTAGATACAAACGACCAGCCAGCAGATAACACCCGTATAAACCCTTGGAACGATCGTTCTACCAGTGCTGCAGGTAGTACAAACTTTTCTTTCAATAATAGCACAACGGCTGAACAGTCGCTGTTCTTTGCTAACAGTGCAGCAATGGGGGAACGGGGAGGAATGTTATACGATGGTACTGACGACTCCTATTCTCGCAGTTCTGAAAATACAATCAACAAAGGCAACTTTGATCAAAAGTCATTTGCCGTTGTTTTTAGAACTGGAAATAACATATCAACTGATCAAGTTATTTATGAACAGGGTGGAACAAGCCGGGGATATCTAATCGGAATATTTAACAGTCACTTATATGCCTATGCCTGGAACCACAACGGCTGGGCGGCAGGTGACCAGGATAAATCCATAGATTTAGGAGCAGTACAACCATATACAAATTATATTGTCATCGCCAGTCATGATGCCACAGCGGGCTCTCTTTCTGATCGTAGCTGGTCGGCCAACGTTAACGGTGGGCCCATACAGGTCTTAAATTACACTGACGGTCAGAAATCACATTCAGGCGCTCCAGAAATAGGCGCCTCAAACGGAGCCTTAGACCCGGTAAATTTTCAAAATATAACAGGTGCATACTTCGAAGGATACATTGCAGAATTGGTCTCGTGGAATCAATCGCTTTCCAACGCTCTTTTCTCTGAGGTCTTTAATTTACTCGACCAACGATGGAGTAATGAATCACCACAACTTTCAAATATCGAAAGTAGCAGTATTAATTACACTGAGGAAGATCCGGCCACTTCCCTTACCTCAACTATTACAGCATCAGATAGTGATAATACTGTTCTGGACAGTGCTCGAGTCAACATTAGCAATAACTTTGTTGCATCTGAAGATCAGCTCAACTTCACGAATGCCAACAGTATTAGCGGTACCTATAATAGTTCTTCCGGGGAACTCCTCTTAAGCGGCACAAGCTCAGTTAGCAACTACCAGGCAGCTCTGCAAGCTATCACGTATGAAAATACCAATAATGTCAATCCCTCGACAAACACACGGACACTAAGTTTCACAATATATGACTGGGATGACCCGAGTAATACATTGACAAGAAATATCACTATTACCCCAAACAATAGCCTCCCTTCATTAAGTAATATTGAAACAACAACCCTCGCCTATACCGAAGGTGATGGCAAAACTGCTATCACTTCATCCATAACTATTAGCGATACCGATAACAGCATAATGCAAAATGCTACAGTTCAGATTACAGGGAACTATTCACAGGGAGAAGACCAGTTAGATTTTATGAATGCTAACGGGATCAGCAGTAGCTGGAATAGTTCAACAGGCACTTTAACCCTTTCAGGCAGTGCTTCGAAGGCAGATTATCAATCTGCTTTACGAAATGTAACCTATAACAACCTGAGTCCGATTCCATCCACCACTGATCGTACCATAACATTTACCGTCAATGATGGTCTGGATCCAAGTAACAGTCAAAATCGCACCGTATCGATAACCCCTACCAACGACATCCCTGTACTCAACAACTTAGAATCAACGCTGCTTCAGGTTAACGCAAGTGATCCGCCTACAAAAATCACCTCAACGATTACTGCTGATGATGCTGATGACCAAAATATTGAAAGTGCTACCATTCAAATATCCGACAACTACATCAATGGAGAAGATCACCTCGATTTCACTGACATTCTGGGTATTAGCGGTAGTTGGAACTCTAGTACAGGGACGCTTACTCTCACCGGCACTGCCAGCAAAAGTAATTACACTACAGCACTTCGCTCAATTACCTACGACAACACTTCTTCTACTCCCTCTCCGGCTACACGTACCGTTAACATTACCATTAATGATGGTGACGCAAACAGCAGTTTTGCAAGTCGAAACATTGCACTCAGCGCTGTCCGTTCTATTTCGGGCCTGCAACTTTGGCTCAAAGGCGACACCGGACTAATATTAAATGGAAGCGATGTTAGCACTTGGGAAGATCAGAGCGGTAATAATCGACACTTTTCATCTTCTTCCGCATCTAACAAACCTCAATTGGCAACAAATATTTCAAGCCTAAACAACCAATCAGCTGTTGAATTTGATGGTGGAGGCGACTTCCTCGAAGATCCGGACGGTGAAAACTATATCAATGGCTTAACCCAATTTACTCTTTTCTTTGTCATTCAATCCAATCAATTAAATGTGAACCGGGGGTTTTGGGATACCGAAAACCCAGATAGTCAAGACGAAGTTTTTACTATTCGGTATGATGCCTCAGGAGCTAATGCCGGAGCTAATAATCTTATTAAAGCAGGTATTCTAAATGACACCCCCGATAATCAGCTTGAAAGTTTTTCTGACATCCAAACAACCCAGGGACAAATACTCTCTTATGATTGGAAAAGTAATGAAGAATATAACCTGGTGGTTGATGGTGTACTCAATAATCCAAGTGCGATAAGTTCTCCTCCATCAGGCACCATATCGAATGCTTCAAAAGCACTAATCGGTAAAGGAGCAAAAGACGGCTCATCTGTTAGTTGGGATGGATATATAGCAGAAGCTATTTTATACGATCGGTTTTTAAATGATAGTGAGCGTAAATCAATAGAAGATTATCTCTCTGAGAAATATGGTATTTCTATCCGCTTAATTGGCAAGGCAACCGGTGGTGAAAACATCTCTGCCGACACCTATAATTCGGGGAGCTACACCTCCCTTTCGGGACCACGACTACGAGAAG includes:
- a CDS encoding invasin domain 3-containing protein; protein product: MRKRGCIVFIIISILFVGIATSKAQTTDVIKASGGTDLSIDSVATQGFTSISGPTIRETASGQLAENGTIALTLPDGFVWNTALTSGDITITIEPTGAANTKLQVSFTSITASEATFTIDQQSSTNGKGQGPGRVEIQGLQLRPDTLEVPYEKQITNTGSTGPDRNYGNLSTAVGAITQVSVETASDGSGQAVPTQNILAGNSFTVYAIGRDVGDNFVENVALTNTSDWTLVGGNGNVPQTAITSSNDRKSATFSSQTTGTTKIKTAYSGATNVTSGLITVLPRPADAITINTQPSNTATAGTPFSTAPVIYLRDQFGNKVTTDNSTQVTASISSGTGTLSGTLSRTASSGEITFSGLSTNIANTIALQFENSSLTTATSNSIVIEPAAASDLKYIQQPTNTAENKTIAPPVVVQLLDTFGNEVPKSGVSVSIDNEPFWQNSTLTSTTDNSGTATFDDLNVANKTAPDTVQLSADFSASSPVNSKPFRIINKNALAEYSITNLSETDITTQQAGSSFGVRITALNGNGNPFTFSSDSTLTITADNVLEGWSSDVTILSGNSSVDTTLTFKSSGNTHLYADSSETIFGQSNSFNVTPADSIDTNTTTVSAGTTQITADGSSTTTITVQIKDQFGNNHLGGGDTVQLTTDTGTFNGGVQSITANDNGDGTYSAVLTSSTTAGVTANISATVNSRSITDQATVTFEAGEITSFAFQLPQNGGTPATQTAGISFDIDVNAIDANGNTIPDFNGSVSLNSNSTLVAGGSATFSNGQLQNHSITLTKADSNVTITAKAENLYNIEGTSASFIVQPNSPDASQSTLVATPNVLQNDNTFESTVSVILNDSYNNRIYQQQPVSLDLTQLEENNSSSSDGVAQASLANGSNIPFTSSKAVYKDTLTATTTIEIVEITASFGNSPSINISQTDTVDIVVPNTWTAGAGGPSGNRTDWTNPENWSQNQVPDSTDFVIIPNISDLPILDLNIDVGSFEIQSGVSLTLFGGNAISLSGNLNVDGVLDIEDNTEIAVGGNFSGTGSFSAGQTTDIQIDGDISLPSFLARTAGSEITLGGSSPQIISSVNFLAQNLNIQNDINVNSGNDLIDTSVLTIDSGKTLELNTSANDTLDVTKEITGDGTLIINDNAIVMSGNFNLNDIDASQGTVIFGVRPGQDPGSSFLSEQQISNLDQMKNAIINNSHGVKTYADVVVDGTLTLENGPLLISSGQSLIAPTQLYNNGTLKLQRNISPQQGWRLISSPINTDFNDLFSGSDTLTVQGITGSTYPNRQPNLLYYNETIPGTDNQRWRAPSSMSSAIQDPDSTGRGFFFYVFGDVSGDSDYTDTLPITLEVSGQEYKHANSSFNFSSVTYTAAADTGWNLVGNPWAATLDWDDSGWTKTNVDNTVYVWDPSTNSYLTWNGIDGSLNDGLIKPFQAFWVKANSSSPVLSIDKSVKTTGGSYHGKSGKKPASIGFLLEADSLSNEMHLTLTPDGSQGYDPRDAYRLLPFDTDTYLEFYTTLDDGTELAINNLARSFGKPITIPLHVGGFKNGNAINGEYTISWPDFGKVPDAWTITLIDRDKSQEINLRQNTFYSFDLSQSKKKSISKNAIENFRLTKKSPAKGKMKDGSGDSRFAIRIEPGADGAGIPDKYALRTNYPNPFTEFTKIRFDTPVEGKVKIMVYDILGRRVKTILDERRKAAFHDDVKWDPTQLASGVYILVMRAGGKQFTKKLTYIK
- the rfbD gene encoding dTDP-4-dehydrorhamnose reductase, which encodes MKLVLLGASGQLGREWQTFIEENGVDDIELLSYTSSQLDITHYREVSDELRKQKPDVVVNCAAYTDVDGAEKNRKQAHKINVEAVLYLAELSKQFEFKLVHYSTDYVFPGSKFDMKECPNGYPEKHPVDPINWYGKTKWEGEQAIRNTTENHLIIRVSWLCGQFGNNFVKTMLKLAKERNSLQVVNDQWGSPTFTEDVVQKSLALLERDAKGTYHLSSQGVINWYDFAQTIFTLSEIDIAVEAVDSSAFPMEAERPSFSKLNTQKLETEFGFEPVEWKEGLASLLKQLGAK
- a CDS encoding sugar phosphate nucleotidyltransferase, with product MKGIILAGGTGSRLYPLTKVTNKHLLPIGNKPMIYYPIEKLIAAGIDEILIVTGTEHMGDVVNLLGSGKDFGCRFTYKVQDEAGGIAQALGLAENFVGDDSMTVILGDNIFQTSLEEAVNAYPGIGAQIMLKEVEDPERFGVAEVDNDRIVSIEEKPDQPKSNLAVTGMYMYDAKVFDYIRTLEPSDRGELEITDVNNHYVAEDAMRFSVMDGWWTDAGTPKSYKRANELVSSDTE